Proteins from a single region of Macrotis lagotis isolate mMagLag1 chromosome 2, bilby.v1.9.chrom.fasta, whole genome shotgun sequence:
- the CCR7 gene encoding C-C chemokine receptor type 7: MDLGKRMRNIMVVTLLLICQVCLCYDGVTDDYSDENTTVDYTQFEALCYKKDVRDFKAWFLPTMYSVICFVGLLGNGLVMLTYIYFKRLKTMTDIYLLNLALADILFLLTLPFWAVSAAKSWIFGPILCKAVYCTYKMSFFSGMLLLLCISVDRYFAIVQAVSAHRHRTRIILISQISCGVVWMLAFLFSTPELIYSNVLKNGRCSLVTEDLVTFTTIIQVAQMVIGFLIPLLVMFSCYLIIIRTLLQARNFERNKAIKVIIAVVIVFIVFQLPYNGVILAKTVAALNKTVTDCEHSKQLDIASDITYSLACLRCCLNPFLYAFIGVKFRQDLFKLLKTFGCLSQERLLHLSSCRQNRRFSMSMEAETTTTFSP, from the exons ATGGACCTAG GAAAAAGGATGCGAAACATAATGGTGGTGACCCTGCTTCTAATTTGCCAG GTCTGCCTGTGCTATGATGGAGTCACCGATGACTACAGTGATGAAAACACCACAGTGGACTATACACAATTTGAAGCCCTTTGCTACAAAAAGGATGTCCGGGATTTCAAAGCCTGGTTCCTGCCCACCATGTATTCAGTTATTTGCTTTGTGGGTCTGCTGGGCAATGGTCTGGTTATGCTGACCTACATATATTTTAAGAGACTCAAAACCATGACTGACATCTACCTGCTGAACTTGGCCCTGGCTGACATCCTTTTCCTCTTGACATTGCCCTTCTGGGCAGTCAGCGCTGCCAAGTCCTGGATCTTTGGTCCTATCCTCTGCAAAGCTGTCTATTGTACATACAAAATGAGTTTCTTCAGTGGCATGCTCCTGTTGCTGTGCATCAGTGTTGATCGCTATTTCGCCATTGTCCAGGCAGTCTCAGCCCACCGCCATCGGACCCGCATCATCCTCATCAGCCAGATCTCCTGTGGTGTGGTCTGGATGCTGGCCTTCCTTTTTTCCACCCCAGAGTTGATATACAGCAACGTCCTAAAGAATGGGCGCTGTTCACTGGTGACTGAAGACCTAGTGACCTTCACAACCATCATTCAGGTGGCTCAGATGGTGATAGGTTTCTTAATCCCACTGCTGGTCATGTTCTCGTGCTACCTCATCATCATTCGCACGCTGCTGCAGGCCCGTAATTTTGAGCGCAACAAGGCTATCAAAGTCATCATTGCCGTGGTCATTGTCTTTATCGTCTTCCAACTACCTTACAAtggtgtgatcctggccaagacTGTGGCGGCCCTCAACAAAACTGTTACCGACTGTGAACACAGCAAGCAGCTAGACATAGCCAGTGACATCACCTATAGCCTTGCCTGCTTGCGTTGCTGTCTCAATCCTTTCCTCTACGCCTTCATTGGGGTCAAGTTCCGCCAAGACCTCTTCAAGCTTCTCAAGACCTTTGGCTGCCTCAGCCAAGAACGCCTCCTCCACTTGTCTTCATGCCGACAGAATCGACGCTTCTCCATGAGCATGGAGGCAGAGACAACCACCACCTTCTCCCCTTAG